A stretch of the Teretinema zuelzerae genome encodes the following:
- the argF gene encoding ornithine carbamoyltransferase has protein sequence MNPATLKGRSLVTFKNWTPEEIQYLLELSHEVKKASRTGDIHQRFQGKTIALIFEKRSTRTRCAFETAFGEEGGHPVFLSTQDIQLGAKESVEDTARVLGRMFSAIEFRGYKQETVEILAREAGVPVYNGLTDQFHPTQALADIMTLQEIFGKLSGLKLCFVGDGRNNVARSLLIVCAKLGIHFTVVSPKELQMDAQILAEAAPWAASSGASIQVTESLEAVAGAHAVYTDVWVSMGEEASRDEKIAMLRPYQVNAGLMKKTANDSCVFLHCLPAVKGEEVTFDVIEGQASRVWDQAENRKHTIKAIMLATL, from the coding sequence ATGAACCCGGCAACACTGAAGGGAAGATCACTGGTGACTTTTAAAAACTGGACTCCTGAGGAAATTCAATATCTGCTTGAATTGTCTCATGAAGTCAAGAAAGCGTCCCGTACCGGCGACATTCATCAGCGTTTCCAGGGAAAAACGATCGCGCTCATTTTTGAAAAAAGATCGACAAGGACGCGTTGCGCCTTCGAAACGGCTTTCGGCGAGGAAGGCGGCCATCCGGTCTTTCTTTCCACCCAGGACATTCAGCTGGGAGCGAAGGAATCCGTTGAAGACACGGCGAGGGTTCTCGGCAGAATGTTTTCTGCAATCGAATTCCGCGGCTATAAACAGGAAACCGTGGAGATTCTTGCCCGGGAAGCCGGCGTGCCGGTGTATAACGGATTGACGGATCAATTCCACCCTACTCAAGCCCTTGCGGACATCATGACGCTGCAGGAGATTTTCGGAAAACTCTCTGGATTGAAGCTGTGCTTCGTCGGAGACGGAAGAAACAATGTTGCCCGTTCTCTGCTCATCGTCTGCGCTAAACTCGGAATACATTTCACGGTGGTTTCGCCGAAAGAGCTCCAGATGGATGCTCAGATTCTGGCAGAAGCCGCGCCCTGGGCGGCGTCATCGGGAGCATCCATCCAGGTAACGGAATCGCTCGAAGCGGTTGCCGGGGCTCATGCAGTGTACACGGACGTCTGGGTCTCCATGGGCGAAGAAGCCTCGCGCGATGAAAAAATCGCGATGCTCAGGCCCTACCAGGTTAACGCCGGGCTAATGAAGAAAACCGCAAACGATTCGTGCGTGTTTCTGCACTGCCTTCCTGCGGTAAAAGGCGAAGAGGTAACCTTCGATGTGATAGAAGGACAGGCAAGCAGGGTATGGGATCAAGCCGAGAATCGCAAGCACACCATCAAAGCGATAATGCTTGCAACTTTGTAA
- a CDS encoding ferritin has translation MLSEKLKKALNEQINKEFYSSYLYLSMASHFDANALPGFASWMKMQAREEWEHGMKFYEYLYEAGSEVQLEAIAKPPVKFGTPKQIFEETYKHEQGVTASINALFELAKAEKDPKTEVMLHWFINEQVEEEKNDRDILDMLDKVGDSHFGLLQLDQQVMARRAAD, from the coding sequence ATGTTGTCGGAAAAACTGAAAAAAGCGTTAAACGAGCAAATTAACAAGGAATTCTATTCATCGTATCTGTATCTTTCCATGGCGTCTCATTTCGACGCTAATGCACTTCCAGGATTTGCGAGCTGGATGAAGATGCAAGCGCGCGAAGAATGGGAACACGGAATGAAGTTCTATGAGTATCTGTACGAAGCAGGTTCTGAAGTACAGCTGGAAGCGATAGCGAAACCGCCCGTAAAATTCGGAACGCCGAAGCAGATATTCGAAGAAACATACAAACATGAACAGGGAGTGACGGCTTCGATAAACGCTCTCTTTGAATTGGCGAAGGCGGAAAAAGACCCCAAAACAGAAGTAATGCTCCACTGGTTCATCAACGAACAGGTTGAAGAAGAAAAGAACGACAGAGATATTCTGGACATGCTTGATAAAGTTGGCGACAGCCATTTCGGACTGCTGCAGCTCGACCAGCAGGTCATGGCCCGGCGCGCCGCAGACTGA